Within the Borrelia parkeri genome, the region TATTTCCTTTTTTTTAAATTTTTATTATATTAACCCCATATATTAATTGGAGTTTATCTGTGAGTAAATTTGCTCTTTTATTAGAATTTGTCTTCTTCTTTTTGCAGTTTGATTTTGCCTATTCTTATCCTGTGATAAAGAATTTTTCAAATAAAGATCCTATTTTTTATGATCTTAAGTCAAAAATTGCTAAATATAATAAAAGAGTACAAATTCCTTTATTTATTTATTCATATAAAGTTAAAGAAGGTGATACTTTTTTTAAGATTGCAAATAAGGTAAATGGTTGGCAAACTAGCATTTCAACAATTAATTTATTAGATTCTCCTTTTTTAAAGGCAGGAAAAGAGATCTTAATTCCTAGTAAAAAAGGCATTTTTATTATTGATAATAAGGAACATAGATTTAATAGTTTACTTTTAGCAACAAGGGATTTAACAAAAGCAGAAAAGATAAAAGTTAGACAAAATAATAAGATTTATGAGTTTTATTTTTTTGATTCTTTGATACAACCAGAGTTAAGTTACCTCTCAAGCACAGAAATGATTTTCTTTTTAAATTCTGATTTTATTTTGCCTTTAAAGGGCTTTATTATTAGCTCTGATTTTGGATTTAGAGCAGATCCGTTTACTGGTATTAAAAATTTTCATAAAGGTATAGATCTTGCAGCTCCAATGAATTCTTTGGTTTTTTGCTCATCTTATGGTGTTGTAGTTGTAGTTGACTATAATGATATTTATGGCAATTTTGTTGTGGTTGAACATAAAAACAATATTAAATCCCTTTATGGCCATCTTAGTTCTTATATTGTAAGGAAAGGAGATGTTTTAAAAACAGGGGATATTATTGGTAGGGTAGGTCGAACTGGTCGTTCAACAGGTCCCCATTTGCATTTTGAAATATTGAAAAAAGATGCACCTGTTAATCCTATTAAGATTTTGAAGTAGATAGATACTTATTTTATCAGTATGTGATAGGTCGATTTTAAATATAAGGATATAGTTTTTTTCCATACTTTGTATATATATTTTTGTACTAATTATTAATTAATTGTGCTTTATTGAAGATATATCATACTCTGTTATTTTATTGTGCAAGGTTTTTCTTCCTATTTTAAGTATTTTGGCACATTTGCTTTTATTGTTCTTAGAATGTAAAAGTGTTTGCTTAATGATTTCTTTTTCTGCTTCTTTTAAGCTTATACCTATTGGTAGGGTAATTTTAACTATTTGGTTTGTGTTATTTCTAATTTTGGGAGGTAAATCATCTTTTACAATTTGCTTTCCCTTAGATAATATTAAGGCGCTCTCTAGTACATTTTTGAGCTCTCTAATATTTCCTGGCCAATCATATGCATAAAGGGCTTTTAGTGCATCATTGGAGAGATTTTTCTCTTCTCTATTATTTTCACTTGCAACACCTTTAATTAGTATTTTTGTTAGCTTTGGTATGTCGTCTTTTCTCTCTCTTAAGGGAGGAATATTGATATTTATTATGTTAAGCCTATAAAATAAGTCTTCTCTAAACCTTCCTTTTTTAATTTCTTCTTCAATATTTTTATTTGTTGCTGTTAATAATCTAATATCAACTTGCATAGTAGTTTCTCCACCTACTCGTTCGAATGTTCTATTTTGAAGCACTCTTAGTAGTTTGACTTGAACCTCAGGTGATGTTTCTACTATTTCGTCTAAAAATATCGTTCCTTTATCTGCTAATTCGAATCTTCCTTTTTTTTGAGATATTGCACCTGTGAATGCTCCTTTTTCATGTCCAAAGAGTTCACTCTCAAGTGTGCTCTCAGAGAGTGCAGCGCAATTGACTTTAATGAAGGGTTTATCATTTCTATTTGATAAGTCAAATATGGCATCTGCTATTACTTCTTTTCCAACTCCGCTCTCTCCAGTTATTAAGACAGATGCTTTTGATTTTGCGATTTTTTTTACAAGTTCTAAAGTTTTTTGCATTATAAGTGATTTTCCAAATATACGTTCATAATAATTTAAATCTTTTCGAATTATGACATTATCTTGGGATATGTTTTCATGTCTTTTGTCATTTTTACCATTTAAGGCTCGCTTTATTATGAGTAACAGTCTTTCAAGATCAACAGGTTTGGTTAAAAAATCATAAGCACCTTCTCGCATAGCATCTACTGCTGAATCGACAGTTCCATGAGCTGTAAGGATAATGAAGGGAATATTTGGGGTTTTATCTTTTACGATTCTGAGTAGTTCTTCTCCTGATATTTGGGGCATTCTAAGGTCAGATATTATAGCATCAATCTTTTCATTTTTAATTGTTTCAAGTGCTTCCTTTCCATCACTAGCAGTAAATACAAAATAACCTTCCTCTTCAAGATAAGTTGCTATTCCTTCTCGTATATTTTTTTCATCATCTGCTACCAGTAGTTTACTCATTCTCTAAACATCCTTCAATTAGAATTTTGCCCGTATTTAATTTTGGAAGTGTAATTGTAAAAGATGTTCCCTTCATCTCTTTACTTTCCACAAAAATTTCACCTCCATGTTCTTTAATTATTTTATAAGAAATAGTTAGTCCTATGCCACTTCCACTTTCTTTTGTGCTAAATTGAGGCTTGAATATATCATCTTTTGTTTCATTTTTTATTCCATTTCCATTATCTTTAATACTAATGTATATTTTTTCTGTGTTTTCGTGAATAGAAATTTCTATTTTTTTTGTCTTTTTATTTGATTCAAGTAGTGCTTCTTCTGCATTTTTTACTATGTTGATTATTACTTGCCGGATGAGTTTTTCGTCAATTAATGCAGGACTTACTTTTTTTAGATTGAGTAGGAATTTAATATCTTTATTGTTTAATTTTGGATTTAATAGGTTATAGACACTTTTTATAACATCAGTAATATTTCTTTTTTCTGGTACTATTTTTATTGGTCTTACTGTTAATAAAAAATCTGTTACAGTTTTATCCATTCTATTTATTTCTTCTTTTATTATTTTGAAGTAATTATTTGCTTTTGTGCTTTTGATACTTTGTCTATCTATTTCTTTTTTGAGTAGTTGTAAGTTTATATCAATTGCTCCTAGCGGATTTTTAATCTCATGAGCAATATTTCTTGCATGTCTTGTAAAAGCAGCTAAAGCCTCAGCTCTTCTAAAAAGTTCTTCTTTATGTTTTTTATCTTTAATATCTTCAATTAAAATAATATTTCCTTCAAGTTTTTGATCTCTGACGTATGGCATAAATGATATTTTAATGTATATGTTTGTTGAAATTTGTACCTCAAATCCTATTATTTTATCTTCGTTTGTTACTAGTTCTTCTATTAAGTTTGTTAGAGTTGGAATTTGAATATCTTTAAGGGTTTCTAGTTTGTATTTAGGACTTATAACTAAAATTTGAAATAGCATTTTGTTTAGGTAAATTATGTTATTAAGTTTATCAAGAACTAGGATCCCTTCATTAATGGATGCAAAAATACCATCGTATATTTCTATTTTTTTATAGATATCTTGAATAAATTTAAGTTTTTGATCACTTGATAATTTATTTAATTTGGTCAAGGTTTTTTTTAAAAATTTGCTCATTAATTAATCCTCGTAATTTAGCATTAAATTTTCGATTATTAATTTTTTATTCTGGTTGTATGGACTGTATTTTGAGATGTATTTTAGATATTCTAATCTTTTTAGATATGTATTAGTGTCTAAATTTTGGCTTAAAAATTCATGTCTAAGCTGGTTTGTAAGTTCTTGTAAGAATAATTTAAATATATTTTCATCTTTTAGGAAATTAAATGTGTCAAGATTAGATATACCCTGTTTTTCTTTTATTATATTTAAAATTCGCTTGACTTCTTCTTTTAATTTTGTGTGTTCTTCACTATAAAATGAGTCGAAATATTCTTCTGTTGTTAATTCATCATTTTTATTAAAGATTTCTTTGAATTTTTTGATCTCAAAATCTCTATTTTCCTTTCTGAATTTGTATAGTCTTAGTCTTGAAAGGATTGTTTTTGGAATCTTGTTTTTGTTTCTTGTAGCTAAAATAAAATAAATGTTTAAAGGTGGTTCTTCTAGTATTTTTAATAGTGCATTATAGACATTAAAATTTAGATTTTCAATTTCATTAATGTAAATTACCTTTATCTTATGTTTCTCTGATAATACCCAGGATTTAATTTTTCTAACATCGCTAATGGTAATGTTAAAATTTATGTTTTTAATTATTTCCTCAATTTTTTTAATAAGTTCTTTTGTGATTGTCTCATTATATTCGTTTTTGTAATAGGTATTATTAATAAAATTGACGTCTGTTTCTATTTTTTTAAGGTTTTTATCACTGCTGAAATT harbors:
- a CDS encoding two-component system sensor histidine kinase NtrB, encoding MSKFLKKTLTKLNKLSSDQKLKFIQDIYKKIEIYDGIFASINEGILVLDKLNNIIYLNKMLFQILVISPKYKLETLKDIQIPTLTNLIEELVTNEDKIIGFEVQISTNIYIKISFMPYVRDQKLEGNIILIEDIKDKKHKEELFRRAEALAAFTRHARNIAHEIKNPLGAIDINLQLLKKEIDRQSIKSTKANNYFKIIKEEINRMDKTVTDFLLTVRPIKIVPEKRNITDVIKSVYNLLNPKLNNKDIKFLLNLKKVSPALIDEKLIRQVIINIVKNAEEALLESNKKTKKIEISIHENTEKIYISIKDNGNGIKNETKDDIFKPQFSTKESGSGIGLTISYKIIKEHGGEIFVESKEMKGTSFTITLPKLNTGKILIEGCLENE
- a CDS encoding DNA polymerase III subunit gamma/tau encodes the protein MESLSEITYEIINEHEKGSLPNAILFWGERFSSKKITAIELAKRILNTKTLTNPNLIIFSSLNIIEAKAYLNVNSKKVINKYLEYVKNIIFTKYNFSSDKNLKKIETDVNFINNTYYKNEYNETITKELIKKIEEIIKNINFNITISDVRKIKSWVLSEKHKIKVIYINEIENLNFNVYNALLKILEEPPLNIYFILATRNKNKIPKTILSRLRLYKFRKENRDFEIKKFKEIFNKNDELTTEEYFDSFYSEEHTKLKEEVKRILNIIKEKQGISNLDTFNFLKDENIFKLFLQELTNQLRHEFLSQNLDTNTYLKRLEYLKYISKYSPYNQNKKLIIENLMLNYED
- a CDS encoding LysM peptidoglycan-binding domain-containing M23 family metallopeptidase, with protein sequence MSKFALLLEFVFFFLQFDFAYSYPVIKNFSNKDPIFYDLKSKIAKYNKRVQIPLFIYSYKVKEGDTFFKIANKVNGWQTSISTINLLDSPFLKAGKEILIPSKKGIFIIDNKEHRFNSLLLATRDLTKAEKIKVRQNNKIYEFYFFDSLIQPELSYLSSTEMIFFLNSDFILPLKGFIISSDFGFRADPFTGIKNFHKGIDLAAPMNSLVFCSSYGVVVVVDYNDIYGNFVVVEHKNNIKSLYGHLSSYIVRKGDVLKTGDIIGRVGRTGRSTGPHLHFEILKKDAPVNPIKILK
- a CDS encoding sigma-54-dependent transcriptional regulator, with product MSKLLVADDEKNIREGIATYLEEEGYFVFTASDGKEALETIKNEKIDAIISDLRMPQISGEELLRIVKDKTPNIPFIILTAHGTVDSAVDAMREGAYDFLTKPVDLERLLLIIKRALNGKNDKRHENISQDNVIIRKDLNYYERIFGKSLIMQKTLELVKKIAKSKASVLITGESGVGKEVIADAIFDLSNRNDKPFIKVNCAALSESTLESELFGHEKGAFTGAISQKKGRFELADKGTIFLDEIVETSPEVQVKLLRVLQNRTFERVGGETTMQVDIRLLTATNKNIEEEIKKGRFREDLFYRLNIININIPPLRERKDDIPKLTKILIKGVASENNREEKNLSNDALKALYAYDWPGNIRELKNVLESALILSKGKQIVKDDLPPKIRNNTNQIVKITLPIGISLKEAEKEIIKQTLLHSKNNKSKCAKILKIGRKTLHNKITEYDISSIKHN